In the Mesorhizobium sp. genome, one interval contains:
- a CDS encoding twin-arginine translocase TatA/TatE family subunit — MGSFSIWHWLIVLVVVLLLFGRGKIPELMGDMAKGIKSFKKGMSDDDAADTTKTVDHRADETVTPAKENVSKT, encoded by the coding sequence ATGGGTTCCTTCTCGATATGGCACTGGCTCATCGTGCTGGTCGTCGTTCTTCTGCTCTTCGGTCGCGGCAAGATTCCGGAGCTGATGGGCGACATGGCCAAGGGCATCAAGAGCTTCAAGAAGGGCATGTCCGACGACGACGCCGCGGATACGACGAAGACCGTGGATCACCGCGCCGACGAGACGGTGACCCCGGCCAAGGAAAACGTCAGCAAGACCTGA
- a CDS encoding ScpA family protein — translation MDRLWADNDDLRPDPEEALVVDVSGFEGPLDLLLHLARTQKVDLARISILALVEQYLVFIDRVRKLKLEVAADYLVMAAWLAYLKSKLLIPKQPGDQEESGEEMAAVLQFRLKRLEAMRDMAARLVNRNRLGRDVFARGMPETIVVETTSTYSASLYDLLTAYAAQRQRQAITNVRIARRTVWSLQEARDILMRLVGRMKDWTALDRFLIEYIAAPQERATVIASSFAASLELVREGRLEVRQDGAFAPIYLRGGPKAERTAEVAYD, via the coding sequence ATGGACCGCCTGTGGGCGGACAATGACGATCTGCGCCCGGATCCGGAGGAAGCTCTGGTCGTCGACGTGTCCGGTTTCGAAGGCCCCCTCGACCTTCTCCTGCATCTCGCCCGCACCCAGAAGGTGGATCTCGCCCGCATCTCGATCCTGGCGCTCGTCGAGCAGTATCTGGTCTTCATCGACCGGGTGCGGAAGCTCAAGCTCGAAGTGGCCGCGGACTACCTGGTGATGGCGGCCTGGCTCGCCTACCTCAAGTCGAAGCTGCTGATACCGAAGCAGCCCGGCGACCAGGAGGAGAGCGGCGAGGAGATGGCGGCCGTCCTGCAGTTCCGGCTGAAGCGCCTGGAAGCGATGCGCGATATGGCCGCGCGGCTGGTCAATCGCAACCGGCTCGGCCGCGACGTGTTCGCCCGAGGCATGCCCGAAACGATCGTGGTGGAGACGACGAGCACCTATTCGGCGTCGCTCTACGATCTCCTGACGGCCTACGCGGCGCAACGGCAACGGCAGGCGATCACCAATGTCCGCATCGCCAGGCGCACCGTGTGGTCGCTTCAGGAAGCCCGCGACATCCTGATGCGGCTCGTCGGGAGGATGAAGGACTGGACGGCGCTCGACCGGTTCCTGATCGAATACATCGCCGCGCCACAGGAGCGTGCGACGGTGATTGCCAGTTCCTTCGCTGCGAGCCTCGAACTCGTCCGCGAAGGGAGGCTGGAAGTCCGCCAAGACGGAGCGTTCGCGCCGATCTATCTGCGCGGCGGTCCGAAGGCCGAGCGGACGGCGGAGGTGGCCTATGATTGA
- the nagZ gene encoding beta-N-acetylhexosaminidase — MTESKAMILGCSGLSPTPDEKAFFRDERPWAFILFARNISEPGQIRDLVGSLRDCAGRDDALVFIDQEGGRVQRLRPPLAPNYPPGAALGALYRQDHAAGLRAAWLMSRLHAFDLSKLGITADCLPVLDVPVEGAHDVIGNRAYGKDPDTVAAMGRAAAEGLLAGGVMPVIKHIPGHGRAFSDSHHALPVVDTPLDELRRHDFAPFKDNARFGMAMTAHVIYSAIDPERPATTSPKVISDYIRGEIGFDGLLMSDDLSMKALSGDFAARAAASLAAGCDVVLHCNGVMEEMAPVAAAVPVLAGKALERAAKAMAPLGKTDGVDERAVRDEFAALFEAVA, encoded by the coding sequence ATGACCGAATCAAAAGCCATGATCCTGGGCTGCTCCGGCCTGTCGCCGACGCCGGACGAGAAGGCCTTCTTTCGCGACGAGCGCCCGTGGGCGTTCATCCTCTTTGCCCGCAACATTTCGGAGCCGGGCCAGATCCGGGACCTGGTCGGTTCGCTGCGCGACTGCGCCGGGCGCGACGATGCGCTGGTGTTCATCGACCAGGAGGGGGGACGCGTGCAGCGGCTGCGGCCGCCACTGGCGCCGAACTACCCGCCTGGAGCAGCCTTGGGCGCGCTCTACCGGCAGGATCACGCCGCCGGCTTGCGCGCGGCCTGGCTGATGTCGCGCCTGCACGCCTTCGACCTGTCGAAGCTGGGCATCACCGCCGATTGTCTGCCGGTCCTCGACGTGCCGGTGGAGGGCGCCCACGACGTCATCGGCAACAGGGCCTACGGCAAGGATCCTGACACCGTGGCGGCGATGGGCCGCGCCGCAGCCGAGGGACTGCTGGCGGGCGGCGTGATGCCGGTCATCAAGCACATTCCGGGTCATGGTCGCGCGTTTTCGGATTCCCATCACGCCCTGCCGGTGGTCGACACGCCGCTCGACGAGCTTCGCCGGCACGATTTCGCACCGTTCAAGGACAATGCCCGCTTCGGTATGGCGATGACGGCGCATGTCATCTACTCCGCGATCGATCCAGAGCGTCCGGCGACGACCTCGCCAAAGGTCATTTCGGACTATATCCGCGGCGAGATCGGCTTTGACGGGCTGCTGATGAGCGACGACCTGTCGATGAAGGCGCTTTCTGGGGATTTCGCCGCCCGCGCCGCCGCAAGCCTTGCAGCGGGCTGCGATGTGGTTCTTCACTGCAACGGGGTGATGGAGGAAATGGCGCCGGTGGCGGCCGCGGTTCCGGTTCTGGCCGGTAAAGCGCTGGAGCGCGCGGCGAAGGCGATGGCGCCTCTCGGCAAGACGGACGGTGTCGACGAGCGCGCCGTTCGCGACGAATTCGCGGCCTTGTTCGAGGCCGTGGCATGA
- the tatB gene encoding Sec-independent protein translocase protein TatB: MLDIGWTEMLVIAIVMIVVVGPKDLPKMLRSFGRTTAKMRSMAGDFRRQFDDALKEAELDGVKDSLNDLRKMNPASDIKKALNPMEKAAAEVRAGLEAALKPTPAPTPSPVTHAAEPLKAGPVGTAGEAAAAVPATPAPAPAVAETAEPSEAAPAKPAVRKATKAPAKSTTSAPAAKKPQAVAKKSGIKA, translated from the coding sequence ATGCTGGATATCGGCTGGACCGAGATGCTCGTGATCGCGATCGTGATGATCGTGGTCGTGGGGCCGAAGGATTTGCCGAAGATGTTGCGCTCGTTCGGCCGCACCACGGCGAAGATGCGCTCGATGGCCGGCGATTTCCGCCGGCAGTTCGACGACGCGCTGAAGGAAGCCGAACTCGACGGCGTCAAGGATTCGCTCAACGACCTGCGCAAGATGAATCCGGCGAGCGATATCAAGAAGGCGCTGAACCCGATGGAAAAGGCCGCCGCCGAAGTGCGCGCCGGCCTGGAAGCCGCGCTGAAGCCGACGCCGGCGCCGACGCCATCGCCGGTCACGCATGCCGCCGAACCTCTCAAGGCGGGCCCTGTCGGAACGGCAGGTGAGGCGGCCGCGGCGGTGCCAGCAACGCCTGCGCCAGCCCCGGCCGTGGCTGAAACGGCCGAACCGTCCGAGGCGGCGCCTGCCAAACCGGCCGTAAGGAAGGCCACCAAGGCGCCGGCGAAATCAACAACATCCGCCCCAGCGGCCAAGAAGCCGCAGGCTGTCGCGAAGAAGTCCGGAATCAAGGCGTGA
- the serS gene encoding serine--tRNA ligase, with protein MLDIRWIRENPNVLAEALVKRGQSPEAAQSTVSDLVEKDEARRAHLGELQLKQERRNAASKEIGNAMRAGDSARAEELKFEVQGIKEFIQNGEARERELDKALNDALAVIPNIPLDDVPVGKDEHDNVKVREWGTELIAARQPGMGNKPKEHFEIGEALGMMDFERAAKLSGSRFTVLKGKLARLERALGQFMLDLHSGEHGYEEVQPPLLVRDEAFFGTGQLPKFEEDLFFAPHASGRVGLIPTAEVPLTNLVREEILDAKSLPRRMTALTPCFRSEAGSAGRDTRGMLRQHQFNKVELVSITDAETANAEHERMTACAEEVLKRLGLPFRTMLLCTGDMGFGSRKTYDIEVWLPGQNAYREISSCSVCGDFQARRMEARYRAADAKGTSFVHTLNGSGVAVGRALIAVMENYQNEDGSVTIPEVLRPYMGGLDRIDRA; from the coding sequence ATGCTCGACATCAGATGGATCCGCGAAAACCCGAACGTGCTGGCCGAAGCGCTGGTCAAGCGCGGTCAGTCGCCGGAGGCGGCCCAGTCGACGGTGTCCGACCTGGTCGAGAAGGACGAGGCGCGGCGCGCGCATCTCGGCGAACTGCAGCTCAAGCAGGAGCGCCGCAACGCCGCATCGAAGGAGATCGGCAATGCGATGCGGGCCGGCGATTCCGCCCGCGCCGAAGAGCTGAAGTTCGAGGTCCAGGGCATCAAGGAATTCATCCAGAACGGCGAGGCGCGCGAGCGCGAGCTGGACAAGGCGCTCAACGATGCGCTCGCCGTCATCCCCAACATCCCGCTGGACGACGTGCCGGTCGGCAAGGACGAACACGACAACGTCAAGGTGCGCGAATGGGGCACGGAACTGATCGCGGCGCGCCAACCGGGCATGGGCAACAAGCCGAAGGAGCATTTCGAGATCGGCGAAGCGCTCGGCATGATGGACTTCGAGCGGGCGGCGAAGCTGTCGGGCAGCAGATTCACCGTGCTGAAGGGCAAGCTGGCGCGGCTGGAACGGGCGCTGGGGCAGTTCATGCTGGATCTGCATAGCGGGGAGCACGGGTATGAAGAAGTGCAGCCGCCGCTGCTCGTGCGGGACGAGGCATTTTTTGGGACGGGGCAACTGCCAAAATTCGAGGAAGATCTGTTCTTCGCTCCACATGCATCCGGGCGGGTAGGGCTCATCCCCACCGCCGAGGTCCCCTTGACCAACCTCGTCCGCGAGGAAATCCTCGACGCCAAGTCGCTTCCCCGTCGCATGACCGCGCTCACCCCCTGCTTCCGCTCCGAGGCCGGCTCTGCCGGGCGCGACACGCGCGGCATGCTGCGGCAGCACCAGTTCAACAAGGTCGAACTGGTGTCGATCACCGACGCCGAGACGGCCAATGCCGAGCACGAGCGGATGACGGCCTGTGCGGAGGAGGTGCTGAAGCGGCTCGGCCTGCCGTTCCGCACCATGCTTCTGTGCACCGGCGACATGGGCTTCGGCTCGCGCAAGACCTACGACATCGAGGTCTGGCTGCCGGGGCAGAACGCCTATCGCGAGATCTCCTCCTGCTCGGTCTGCGGCGATTTCCAGGCGCGGCGCATGGAGGCGCGCTACCGCGCTGCGGATGCGAAGGGCACGAGCTTCGTCCATACCCTCAACGGCTCGGGCGTGGCGGTCGGCCGCGCGCTCATCGCGGTCATGGAAAACTACCAGAACGAGGATG
- the tatC gene encoding twin-arginine translocase subunit TatC encodes MSTEDDEIEKSSAPLIEHLIELRQRLIWSIGGFFVAFLVCFFFAKQLFNLLVIPFQLATSWAGLDPDQVELIYTAPQEFFFTQIKLGMFGGLVIAFPLIAAQIYKFVAPGLYKNERQAFAPFLVASFILFLIGAALVYFFFTPMVMWFFLAMQQTGGDGTVEISLLPKVSEYLSLIMTLIFSFGLVFQLPVVTTLMARVGLLSSAGLVDKRKWAIVIAFVVAAVLTPPDPVSQIGLAVPTILLYELSILLARWVERDREKQRLAKEAAEAAAANAPADGKPAE; translated from the coding sequence GTGAGCACCGAAGACGACGAGATCGAAAAATCGTCAGCGCCGCTGATCGAGCACCTGATCGAGCTGCGCCAGCGCCTGATCTGGTCGATCGGCGGCTTTTTCGTCGCGTTCCTGGTCTGCTTTTTCTTCGCCAAGCAGCTGTTCAACCTGCTGGTGATCCCCTTCCAGCTGGCTACAAGCTGGGCAGGTCTCGATCCCGACCAGGTCGAGCTGATCTACACCGCGCCGCAGGAATTCTTCTTCACCCAGATCAAGCTCGGCATGTTCGGCGGCCTGGTGATCGCCTTCCCGCTGATCGCCGCGCAAATCTACAAGTTCGTCGCGCCGGGACTCTACAAGAATGAACGCCAGGCTTTCGCGCCCTTTCTCGTCGCTTCCTTTATCCTGTTCCTGATCGGCGCGGCGCTGGTCTACTTCTTCTTCACGCCGATGGTGATGTGGTTCTTCCTGGCCATGCAGCAGACCGGCGGCGACGGCACGGTCGAGATCTCGCTTCTGCCGAAAGTGTCGGAATATCTCAGCCTGATCATGACGCTGATCTTCTCCTTCGGCCTCGTTTTCCAGTTGCCGGTGGTGACGACGCTGATGGCGCGGGTCGGGCTGCTTTCATCCGCCGGCCTGGTCGACAAGCGCAAATGGGCGATCGTCATCGCCTTCGTCGTGGCCGCGGTGCTCACCCCGCCGGATCCGGTGAGCCAGATCGGTCTCGCCGTTCCCACCATCCTCCTCTACGAACTGTCGATCCTCCTCGCCCGCTGGGTCGAGCGCGACCGCGAGAAGCAGCGGCTGGCCAAGGAAGCGGCGGAGGCCGCGGCCGCCAATGCGCCTGCCGACGGCAAGCCGGCGGAATAG
- a CDS encoding ABC transporter ATP-binding protein, whose protein sequence is MTKAAQSAARVPAGVTFAARLSFENISHSFAGNGETLSDVSLTAEPGEVLCLLGPSGSGKTTLLRIAAGIEPQTSGRVLMNDREIAGPSVFLPPEKRSIGLVFQDFALFPHLTILENVRFGLTAMSRAEANREAQIALSRVGLEQYAHSYPHVLSGGEQQRVALARALAPRPAVLLMDEPFSGLDSRLKDSVRAETLAILRESRATAIVVTHDAEEAMRMGDRIALLRGGKLVQTGTAQELYNRPNSLFAAGFFSEINVFDGEVVAGKVATPLGDFAAGGLADGSGVEVAVRLGGVSASDSEAGTPGRIVSRRFLGDAELFEISVAGAERPVRARMKCGLVPPRVRDITLTIRESDVLVFERAGKSA, encoded by the coding sequence ATGACGAAAGCTGCGCAGTCCGCAGCCCGGGTGCCGGCCGGGGTCACGTTCGCGGCGCGGCTCTCCTTCGAGAACATCTCGCATTCCTTCGCCGGCAATGGCGAGACGCTGTCCGACGTGTCGCTGACGGCGGAGCCGGGCGAGGTGCTCTGCCTGCTCGGGCCGTCCGGATCGGGCAAGACCACGCTGCTGCGCATCGCCGCCGGGATCGAGCCGCAGACGTCCGGCCGTGTGCTGATGAACGATCGCGAGATCGCGGGGCCGAGCGTCTTCCTGCCGCCGGAAAAGCGCTCGATCGGCCTCGTCTTCCAGGACTTCGCGCTGTTTCCGCATCTGACGATCCTGGAGAACGTCCGCTTCGGCCTGACGGCGATGTCGCGCGCCGAGGCCAATCGCGAAGCGCAGATCGCGCTGTCGCGCGTCGGGCTGGAGCAGTATGCGCACTCCTATCCGCATGTGCTTTCGGGCGGCGAGCAGCAGCGCGTGGCGCTTGCCCGTGCGCTGGCGCCACGCCCGGCCGTGCTTCTGATGGACGAGCCGTTCTCGGGCCTCGATTCGCGGCTCAAGGATTCGGTGCGCGCGGAGACGCTCGCCATCCTGCGCGAAAGCCGCGCCACGGCCATCGTCGTCACCCACGACGCGGAGGAGGCGATGCGCATGGGCGACCGGATCGCGCTGCTGCGCGGCGGCAAGCTCGTCCAGACCGGAACGGCTCAGGAACTCTACAATCGGCCGAACAGCCTTTTTGCCGCCGGATTTTTCTCCGAGATCAACGTCTTCGACGGCGAGGTGGTCGCGGGCAAGGTGGCGACGCCGCTCGGCGACTTCGCTGCCGGCGGCCTTGCCGACGGCTCGGGCGTCGAGGTCGCGGTCCGGCTCGGCGGGGTTTCGGCCAGCGACAGCGAGGCCGGCACGCCTGGGCGTATCGTTTCGCGCCGGTTCCTGGGCGACGCGGAACTGTTCGAGATCAGCGTCGCCGGCGCCGAGCGGCCGGTGAGGGCGCGCATGAAATGCGGCCTCGTTCCGCCGAGGGTCCGCGACATAACGCTCACGATTCGTGAAAGCGACGTGCTTGTGTTTGAAAGAGCCGGCAAAAGCGCTTAG
- the scpB gene encoding SMC-Scp complex subunit ScpB translates to MIEGGNAAVSFVDDDPATSDAFDNPAARLHLAETVRMAEAIVFASAEPVSEKALAARLPQGSDIAAAMAELQRIYDKRGVNLVRIGDAWAFRTAGDLAFLMNRDAVQQKKLSRAALEVLAIAAYHQPVTRAEIEEIRGVETSKGTLDLLMETGWIRMRGRRRTPGRPVTYGTTDAFLDHFGLAEIRDLPGMDELKGAGLLSTRMPTNFQVPTPMADPGLLADDEDELTDIDLEELGLLTPKGGDD, encoded by the coding sequence ATGATTGAGGGTGGAAACGCGGCCGTCTCCTTCGTGGACGACGATCCCGCAACATCCGATGCGTTCGACAATCCCGCGGCCCGGCTGCATCTGGCCGAGACGGTGCGGATGGCCGAGGCCATCGTCTTCGCCTCCGCCGAGCCGGTATCCGAGAAGGCGCTGGCCGCGCGGCTGCCGCAGGGCAGCGACATTGCCGCGGCGATGGCCGAGCTTCAGCGCATCTACGACAAGCGCGGCGTCAACCTTGTGCGCATCGGCGATGCCTGGGCCTTCCGCACCGCTGGCGATCTCGCTTTCCTGATGAACCGCGACGCGGTGCAGCAGAAGAAATTGTCGCGCGCGGCGCTCGAAGTGCTGGCGATCGCCGCCTACCACCAGCCGGTTACGCGCGCCGAGATCGAGGAAATCCGCGGCGTCGAGACATCCAAAGGAACGCTGGATCTGCTGATGGAGACGGGCTGGATCCGCATGCGCGGCCGCCGCCGCACGCCTGGCCGACCCGTCACATACGGGACGACCGACGCCTTCCTCGACCATTTCGGCCTGGCCGAGATCCGCGACCTGCCGGGCATGGACGAGTTGAAGGGCGCTGGCTTGCTGTCCACCCGCATGCCGACGAACTTCCAGGTGCCGACGCCGATGGCAGATCCGGGACTGCTTGCCGACGACGAGGACGAATTGACCGACATCGACCTCGAGGAACTCGGCCTGTTGACACCCAAGGGCGGGGATGATTGA